A single window of Salvia splendens isolate huo1 chromosome 8, SspV2, whole genome shotgun sequence DNA harbors:
- the LOC121744439 gene encoding pentatricopeptide repeat-containing protein At4g38150-like: MALKSFFLSKSQLPTLFNRLSFSPSPPPSRYSSFRQTTPFCTTPETKKLNPKLTNFSPSDSDSDSDAAPPRPDKSKFPPPYNPFSKEPVIREPDDPKNLQEVFAKIREDGLMNSAAKMFDGLSQDGLTHEALELFSRIKDRGEMPDVIAHTAVMEAYADAGQAKDAHKVYLRMLASGVAPNAYTYRVLIRGLAEAGAVKEASKYVGEMVGRGMRPSAGACVAAVEGLLRAEMEDEATRLLEMLKAKGLAPEEGKIRDLVKSRRGSVPRLVMNVLYGK, from the coding sequence ATGGCGCTGAAATCCTTCTTCCTCTCCAAATCCCAACTTCCCACTCTCTTCAACCGCCTCTCCTTCTCGCCGTCGCCGCCTCCTTCCAGATACTCCTCCTTCCGCCAAACAACTCCATTCTGCACCACTCCCGAAACCAAAAAACTAAACCCTAAACTAACAAACTTCTCCCCATCCGATTCAGACTCCGACTCCGACGCCGCACCGCCACGCCCCGACAAATCCAAATTCCCGCCGCCGTACAACCCGTTCAGCAAAGAGCCTGTCATCAGAGAGCCCGACGACCCGAAGAATCTGCAGGAGGTGTTCGCCAAGATACGCGAGGACGGCCTCATGAACAGCGCAGCCAAGATGTTCGACGGATTGTCCCAAGACGGCCTGACCCACGAGGCCCTCGAGCTCTTCTCCCGGATCAAGGACCGAGGCGAGATGCCCGACGTGATCGCCCACACGGCCGTGATGGAGGCCTACGCCGACGCCGGCCAGGCCAAGGACGCCCACAAGGTGTACCTGCGGATGCTGGCGAGCGGGGTGGCTCCTAATGCCTATACTTATAGGGTCCTCATCAGGGGGCTGGCCGAGGCCGGTGCGGTCAAGGAGGCCAGCAAGTACGTCGGGGAGATGGTGGGGCGGGGGATGAGGCCGAGCGCTGGGGCATGTGTGGCCGCGGTGGAGGGGCTGCTGAGGGCGGAGATGGAGGATGAGGCTACGCGGTTGCTGGAGATGCTGAAGGCGAAGGGCTTGGCGCCGGAAGAGGGGAAGATTAGGGATTTGGTTAAGAGTAGGAGAGGGAGCGTTCCTCGTTTGGTTATGAATGTTTTGTATGGGAAGTGA
- the LOC121744438 gene encoding DEAD-box ATP-dependent RNA helicase 3, chloroplastic-like, with translation MASSSLRLPSISRTSPSVENCGKLTPSPPVSLHFSAAHNPFRLFSSRPNSIVRPSLSFVPSAVATSNSSLLSEEAFGLGGLGKGTLDVSDTEYEYSEGEAEGIEAVGENELDISKLGLSQRFVDTLLKRGIASLFPIQRAVLTPAFEGRDIIARAKTGTGKTLAFGIPIIKGLDDLQQGKDIRRGRLPKVLVLAPTRELAKQVEKEFKESAPYLNTVCIYGGVSYNAQESALSRGIDVVVGTPGRIIDLIKNNSLKLGEVEYLVLDEADQMLAVGFEEDVETIMEKLPAKRQSMLFSATMPSWVKKLARRFMDNPLTIDLVGDQEEKLASGIKLYAISTTVTSKRTILSDLVTVYARGGKTIVFTQTKRDADEVSLALTNSIPSEALHGDISQHQRERTLNGFRQGKFTVLVATDVAARGLDIPNVDLIIHYELPNDPETFVHRSGRTGRAGKEGTAVLMFTGSQRRTVKSLERDVGCRFEFITPPSVEQVLEASAAQVVSTLGGVHPESIQYFTPTAQKLMEEQGVEALAAAIATLSGFSQPPSSRSLITHEQGLVTLQLIRDSSLSRGYLNARSVTGFLSDVYTAAADEIGKVHLIADEKVVGAVFDLPEEIARELLTRELPPGNTITKISKLPSLQDDGPPSDFYGRFSNNERRPQRGGGRGRGGRPSGDWLNRDDDFEDGFRSGGRGGRSPSRWSNSRPSRSSGGSDWLISESRRSSSRPSFGGRDSSRSPSFGGRDSSRSPSFGGRDRSFGGSCFNCGQSGHRASDCPSKREY, from the exons ATGGCTTCCTCTTCCCTCCGACTCCCCTCCATATCCCGAACCAGCCCCTCGGTTGAGAATTGCGGGAAACTCACTCCATCTCCGCCAGTATCCCTTCATTTCTCCGCGGCCCACAACCCATTCAGGCTCTTTTCCTCCCGCCCTAACTCCATCGTCCGTCCTTCACTCTCGTTCGTCCCTTCGGCCGTCGCAACATCCAACTCCTCTCTCTTGAGCGAGGAGGCGTTCGGCCTCGGAGGGCTTGGGAAGGGGACCCTCGACGTTAGCGACACCGAGTACGAGTATTCGGAGGGGGAAGCTGAGGGAATTGAAGCTGTCGGTGAGAATGAACTCGACATTTCCAAATTGGGACTGTCACAGCGTTTCGTCGACACTCTATTGAAGCGCGGGATTGCTAGCCTTTTCCCCATTCAA AGAGCTGTTTTAACGCCAGCATTTGAAGGCCGGGATATAATTGCTCGTGCAAAGACCGGTACAGGAAAAACATTGGCGTTTGGCATTCCAATAATTAAAGGTTTGGATGACTTGCAACAAGGAAAAGACATAAG GCGGGGGCGGCTTCCAAAGGTCTTGGTCCTTGCACCTACAAGGGAATTGGCTAAACAAGTGGAAAAAGAATTCAAGGAGTCTGCTCCGTATTTGAATACAGTTTGCATCTATGGAGGGGTGTCATATAATGCACAAGAGTCTGCCCTTTCCCGTGGAATTGATGTTGTAGTTGGAACCCCTGGTAGAATCATTGACCTTATTAAAAATAACAGCCTGAAGCTGGGAGAAGTTGAGTACTTGGTCCTTGATGAGGCAGATCAAATGCTTGCCGTGGGGTTTGAAGAAGATGTCGAGACCATTATGGAGAAACTACCAGCAAAGAGGCAGAGCATGCTTTTTTCAGCCACCATGCCAAGCTGGGTAAAGAAATTGGCTCGAAGGTTTATGGACAACCCACTGACCATAGATCTG GTTGGTGATCAAGAGGAGAAGTTAGCTAGCGGGATTAAGTTGTATGCCATATCAACTACAGTGACATCTAAGCGGACAATTCTGAGTGATCTTGTGACA GTTTATGCTAGGGGTGGAAAAACAATTGTTTTTACACAAACTAAACGAGATGCAGATGAAGTCTCTTTGGCTTTAACAAATAGCATTCCTTCGGAAGCGCTACATGGCGACATTTCTCAACACCAGAGAGAAAGAACCCTAAATGGTTTCAGACAAGGAAAATTTACAGTGCTTGTTGCGACTGATGTTGCAGCTAGAGGGCTTGATATTCCTAATGTTGACCTT ATTATCCACTATGAGCTTCCCAATGACCCTGAAACATTTGTGCACCGATCTGGACGGACAGGTCGTGCAGGAAAAGAGGGCACTGCCGTTTTGATGTTCACTGGTAGTCAGCGCAGGACAGTCAAATCCCTTGAGAGGGATGTTGGGTGCAGGTTTGAGTTTATCACTCCACCCTCAGTTGAACAGGTCTTGGAAGCATCTGCTGCACAAGTTGTTTCTACCCTAGGTGGAGTTCATCCTGAATCTATCCAGTACTTCACGCCAACTGCCCAAAAGCTGATGGAAGAACAAGGGGTTGAGGCACTTGCTGCTGCTATAGCAACTTTGAGTGGCTTTTCCCAGCCTCCATCATCTCGGTCTCTTATTACACACGAGCAG GGTTTGGTTACATTACAGCTTATCCGTGATAGTAGTCTTTCTCGGGGGTACCTAAATGCTAGATCTGTTACTGGGTTTCTGTCTGATGTGTAtactgctgctgctgatgaAATTGGAAAGGTTCACCTCATTGCCGATGAAAAG GTTGTGGGAGCAGTTTTTGACCTACCCGAAGAAATCGCAAGAGAGTTATTAACTAGGGAACTACCACCTGGAAACACTATTACCAAAATCTCTAAG CTGCCTTCATTGCAAGACGATGGGCCTCCAAGTGATTTCTACGGGAGGTTTTCAAACAACGAAAGGCGCCCTCAGAGAGGCGGCGGAAGGGGTAGAGGTGGTAGACCTTCTGGGGATTGGTTGAACCGTGATGATGATTTTGAGGATGGATTCAGAAGTGGTGGCCGCGGTGGTAGAAGTCCAAGCAGGTGGTCCAACTCCAGACCCTCAAGAAGTAGTGGTGGCAGTGATTGGCTAATTAGCGAGAGCAGGCGATCAAGCAGCAGACCATCTTTCGGGGGCAGAGATTCCAGCCGATCACCATCTTTCGGGGGCAGAGATTCAAGCCGATCACCATCTTTTGGAGGCAGGGACAG AAGCTTCGGGGGTTCGTGCTTCAACTGCGGACAATCTGGTCACAGAGCATCGGATTGCCCTAGCAAGAGAGAATACTAA